Proteins encoded together in one Camarhynchus parvulus chromosome 12, STF_HiC, whole genome shotgun sequence window:
- the IFRD2 gene encoding interferon-related developmental regulator 2, which produces MPRSRRAARRGTGSARASSPGSEEEAGSEVLSHCSSASESAGPAEEGAGSEAASEHGQEEEEVEDRLKEHMDNLLDKSAKARQAALQGLRLALSCRTLSEFLLERRLTLADSLEKCLKKGKGEEQALAGTVLTLLCLQMGSGPEGEEVFRSLKPLLVSVLTDSAASPSARQSCATALGMCCYIAAADLEDLVSCLSCLEGIFSPPSTGEGGSAPAKHGPLHCSALQSWSLLLTICPPSHLRSILDNHWLQLPPLLTSSSVALRILAGETIALLFELAQDLEEDLCHQDTEFLCTQLKVLATESSKYRAKTDRRRQRSIFRDILRFIETGEYQEETVRFGLECMYLDSWARQRTYQVFKEVLGSGIHHHLQNNELLREIFSLGPPLVLDAAALKASKVSRFEKHLYNSAAFKARRETKARSRMRDKRADVL; this is translated from the exons AtgccgcgctcccgccgcgccgCGCGCC GCGGCACCGGCAGCGCCCGGGCGAGCTCGCCCGGCAGCGAGGAGGAGGCCGGCAGCGAGGTGCTGAGccactgcagcagtgccagcgAGAGCGCCGGCCCCGCTGAGGAGGGAGCAG GGAGCGAGGCGGCGAGTGAGCAcggccaggaggaggaggaggtggaggacAGGCTGAAGGAGCACATGGACAACCTCCTGGACAAGAG CGCCAAGGCGCGGCAGGCGGCACTGCAGGGCCTGCGCCTGGCCCTGTCCTGCAGAACCCTGTCCGAGTTCCTGCTGGAGCGCCGTCTCACGCTCGCCGACTCCCTGGAGAAGTGCCTCAAGAAAG GTAAAGGGGAAGAACAGGCGCTGGCGGGCACCGTCCTcaccctcctctgcctccagatGGGCTCCGGCCCGGAGGGAGAAGAGGTGTTCCGCAGCCTGAAGCCGCTGCTCGTCAGCGTCCTGACAGACAGTGCAGCCAGCCCCAGCGCCCGGCAGAGC tgtgccacagccctgggcatgtGCTGCTacattgctgctgctgacctCGAG GACCTGGTTTCATGCCTGTCCTGCTTGGAGGGCATCTTCAGCCCCCCCAGCACAGGCGAAGGGGGCTCAGCACCTGCCAAGCATGGGCCTCTGCACTGCAGTGCCCTCCAGTCATGGTCCTTGCTCCTCACCATCTGCCCCCCCTCCCACCTCAGGAGCATTTTGGACAA tcactggctgcagctgcccccacTGCTGACCAGCAGCAGCGTTGCCCTGCGCATCCTGGCTGGGGAAACCATTGCGCTGCTCTTCGAGCTGGCCCAGGACCTGGAG GAGGACTTGTGCCACCAAGATACAGAGTTCCTGTGTACCCAACTCAAGGTCTTGGCTACTGAGAGCAGCAAGTACCGAGCCAAGACAGACCGACGGAGGCAGCGATCCATCTTCCGGGACATCCTGCGTTTCATCGAG aCTGGGGAGTACCAGGAGGAGACGGTCCGATTTGGCCTGGAGTGCATGTACCTGGACAGCTGGGCACGCCAGCGCACCTACCAAGTCTTTAAGGAGGTGCTGGGCTCCGGCATCCACCACCACCTCCAG AACAATGAGCTGCTACGGGAGATCTTCAGCCTTGGGCCCCCCTTggtgctggatgctgctgctctgaaagccAGCAAGGTCTCCCGCTTCGAGAAG CACCTCTACAACTCAGCTGCCTTCAAAGCGCGCCGCGAAACGAAAGCGCGAAGCCGCATGCGGGACAAGCGGGCGGATGTGCTGTGA
- the OAS1 gene encoding 2'-5'-oligoadenylate synthase 1 — translation MDVDPAASMNGLRAVTARELDGWIARTLQPSPEFSMQVKGTVWQICEFLKRKCFEHNIHVQKTVKGGSAGKGTALKNNSDADVVLFLSCLSSYEDQKNKRKEILDLIMIKLRDCRESLQFDVCIGEPRYKGPGSTPRSLSLTLSSWETRESIDVDILPAYDALGQVTQDAPPNPEVYVRLLDACRDPGEFSPCFTELQKMFVKHYPAKLKDLLRLVKYWYKELNLQDPNAHLPPKYALELLTIYAWEEGTGSSCSFDMAQGFRTVLELLGRHQDICIYWEKYYSLQHRGIGAHVKGLLRSPRPVILDPADPTGILGQDKNWNLMAQAAAIYCRSLPCLANVQPWNVQPARPVTIEVMQLSGTRLTQRVSPYTTIGQLKDMIHQKWGISPYTQRLAQQEPGRNNITLQDSDTLATHGIFYNTTLALLQTQRMQVLVKDDKNRTTTYTVLPTDTVRQLKEQIQARQGPSANEQRLTYGSRELQDQHTLEHYDVRPMSTIYMLLRLRGGAGPQLPQLPACLPS, via the exons ATGGATGTGGACCCAGCGGCATCCATGAACGGACTGAGAGCAGTAACCGCCAGGGAGCTGGATGGCTGGATCGCCAGaaccctgcagcccagcccagagtTCTCCATGCAGGTGAAGGGGACAGTGTGGCAAATCTGTGAATTCCTGAAGAGAAAGTGCTTTGAGCATAATATCCACGTCCAAAAGACCGTCAAG GGTGGATCAGCCGGGAAGGGCACAGCTCTGAAGAACAACTCTGATGCTGATGTAGTGCTCTTCCTCAGCTGCTTATCCAGCTACGAGGACCAGAAGaacaagagaaaggaaatcCTGGATTTGATCATGATAAAGCTGAGGGACTGCAGGGAGAGCTTGCAGTTTGATGTGTGCATTGGTGAGCCCAGGTACAAAGGTCCTGGCAGCACACCACGCTCCCTCAGCCTTACTCTGTCCTCCTGGGAGACTCGAGAGTCCATTGATGTGGACATCCTGCCTGCCTATGATGCTTTGG gacaggtgacccaggATGCCCCACCAAACCCAGAAGTGTATGTGAGGCTCCTGGATGCCTGCAGAGACCCCGGGGAGTTTTCCCCCTGCTTCACTGAGCTGCAGAAGATGTTTGTGAAGCATTACCCTGCCAAGCTGAAGGACCTCCTGCGCCTGGTCAAGTACTGGTACAAGGAG CTGAATCTGCAGGACCCCAATGCACACCTGCCCCCTAAGtatgccctggagctgctgaccATCTATGCCTGGGAGGAGGGCAcaggctcctcctgcagctttgACATGGCTCAGGGCTTCCGCAccgtgctggagctgctgggccgGCACCAGGACATCTGCATCTACTGGGAGAAGTACTactcactgcagcacagaggcaTTGGTGCCCACGTCAAGGGCTTGCTGAGGAGTCCCCG CCCTGTGATCCTGGACCCTGCTGACCCCACGGGGATCCTGGGCCAAGACAAGAACTGGAACTtgatggcacaggcagctgccatCTACTGCCGCTCACTGCCCTGCCTTGCAAACGTCCAGCCCTGGAATGTGCAG ccagcccggccCGTGACCATTGAGGTGATGCAGCTGTCAGGCACCAGGCTGACGCAGCGTGTCAGCCCCTACACCACCATCGGGCAGCTGAAGGACATGATCCACCAGAAATGGGGCATCTCACCATACACACAGcgcctggcacagcaggagccaggcaggaacAACATCACCCTACAGGACAGCGATACCCTGGCCACACACGGCATCTTCTACAACACCACGCTGGCGCTGCTGCAGACCCAGAGGATGCAGGTCTTGGTCAAGGACGATAAGAACCGGACCACGACCTACACGGTGCTGCCCACCGACACTGTCCGACAGCTGAAGGAGCAGATCCAGGCCCGGCAGGGGCCCTCTGCCAACGAGCAGCGCCTGACCTACggctccagggagctgcaggaccaGCACACGCTGGAGCACTACGATGTGAGGCCCATGAGCACAATCTACATGCTCCTGCGGCTCCGGGGGGGTGCAggcccccagctcccccagctccctgcctgcttgCCCTCCtga